From the Mangifera indica cultivar Alphonso chromosome 10, CATAS_Mindica_2.1, whole genome shotgun sequence genome, one window contains:
- the LOC123227696 gene encoding putative disease resistance protein RGA3 isoform X1: MAEGILSSVAGKILEGLGSLLLQEGKLAWGVKDEIQKLNETVNTIKSTLLDAEEQHNKMNQQLTNWIQRLKDAFYDADDLLDDFSTELRRREVMTGNKLAYEVRIFFSKYNQIAYSLRMAHKIKTIKEKLDEIKNDKQFHFSEHLVEKGVISIERETHSFIRVEKVIGRDNDKGEVIRLVLNSNDFVNVSVVTIVGLGGVGKTTLAQLVYNDENVTNYFQLRMWVCVSEDFTIKTIVEKIIKSATRKELGNFHLNELQEFLRKEIDGKRYLLVLDDVWNEKQNKWDELTDLLMNGSKGSKILVTTRGEVVAKVTSKLESYVYTLTGLDEKKFWPLFTQKAFQHGVEPKDSKLIEIGKGIVAKCGGVPLVIMTIAQLLFSNNKEDDWLNFKENEMSKVIKEESDILPLLKLTVFILTFLITSHNISHCLSLL, translated from the coding sequence ATGGCTGAAGGCATTCTATCTAGTGTTGCGGGCAAAATCTTGGAAGGGTTGGGATCCTTGCTTCTCCAAGAAGGCAAATTGGCATGGGGTGTTAAGGATGAGATTCAAAAACTCAACGAGACTGTCAACACTATCAAATCAACACTTCTTGATGCTGAGGAGCAGCACAACAAAATGAATCAACAGCTAACCAATTGGATCCAGAGGCTTAAAGATGCTTTTTATGATGCAGATGACTTGTTAGATGATTTCTCTACTGAACTTCGACGGCGAGAGGTGATGACTGGAAACAAATTGGCATATGAGGTACGAATCTTTTTCtccaaatataatcaaattgcATATAGTCTTAGAATGGCTCATAAGATTAAGACTATCAAGGAGAAACTCGATGAGATTAAAAATGATAAGCAGTTCCACTTTTCTGAGCACCTTGTTGAAAAGGGAGTCATAAGTATAGAAAGGGAAACTCATTCTTTCATACGTGTAGAAAAGGTAATTGGAAGAGATAATGATAAAGGTGAAGTTATAAGACTTGTATTGAACTCAAATGATTTTGTGAATGTTTCAGTTGTTACTATAGTTGGACTAGGAGGAGTAGGAAAAACCACACTTGCTCAACTTGTTTATAATGATGAGAATGTCACAAACTATTTTCAGTTAAGGATGTGGGTGTGTGTCTCTGAGGATTTTACTATAAAGACAATTGtcgaaaaaataataaaatctgcAACTCGTAAAGAACTtggaaattttcatttgaacGAATTGCAAGAATTCCtcagaaaagaaattgatgGGAAAAGATATCTACTAGTTTTGGATGATGTATGGAATGAAAAGCAGAATAAATGGGATGAATTGACTGATCTATTAATGAATGGTTCAAAAGGAAGTAAGATACTAGTTACTACACGTGGTGAAGTAGTTGCTAAGGTTACTAGCAAACTTGAATCTTATGTCTATACGTTGACAGGACTAGATGAAAAAAAGTTTTGGCCTTTGTTTACCCAGAAAGCCTTTCAACATGGGGTGGaaccaaaagattcaaaattaatagagatAGGAAAAGGGATTGTAGCAAAGTGTGGTGGAGTTCCTCTTGTCATAATGACAATAGCACAATTACTGTTTAGTAATAATAAGGAAGATGATTGGCTGAATTttaaggaaaatgaaatgtcaaaggtgattaaagaagaaagtgatATTTTACCATTGCTCAAGCTCACTGTTTTCATTTTAACGTTTCTTATTACAAGTCATAACATATCTCATTGTCTCTCTTTATTATAA
- the LOC123227696 gene encoding disease resistance protein RGA2-like isoform X2 — MAEGILSSVAGKILEGLGSLLLQEGKLAWGVKDEIQKLNETVNTIKSTLLDAEEQHNKMNQQLTNWIQRLKDAFYDADDLLDDFSTELRRREVMTGNKLAYETLFGHVQDSIISKSMNDSPQGQNHATMQL; from the exons ATGGCTGAAGGCATTCTATCTAGTGTTGCGGGCAAAATCTTGGAAGGGTTGGGATCCTTGCTTCTCCAAGAAGGCAAATTGGCATGGGGTGTTAAGGATGAGATTCAAAAACTCAACGAGACTGTCAACACTATCAAATCAACACTTCTTGATGCTGAGGAGCAGCACAACAAAATGAATCAACAGCTAACCAATTGGATCCAGAGGCTTAAAGATGCTTTTTATGATGCAGATGACTTGTTAGATGATTTCTCTACTGAACTTCGACGGCGAGAGGTGATGACTGGAAACAAATTGGCATATGAG ACATTGTTCGGACATGTTCAAGACTCAATCATCTCAAAGTCAATGAATGATTCTCCCCAAGGACAAAATCACGCTACTATGCAACTCTAG